In the Egicoccus sp. AB-alg2 genome, ACCGGCCGCACCAGCGGGCGCGGCGGTCGCGCCAGACCGCCCCGCACGTCCCGCAGGTCAGCTCGCCGATCACCCGCCTCCCGGCCCGCGGCTCACGGTAGGAGTTCGGATCCGGGGCGGCCACGGTCGTGGTGACCGAGGTCCAGTACCAGCGCGGCACGGGGTGCCAGCACGAGCCAACGGTCACGTCCGAGCCGCTCGGCGTGATAGGCGGCATACGTGATCCCCGCGAGCCGGCGGCCCGAGTCGGTCTCGACCACCTCGACCAGCCCGCCGGGGATCCCGGGTACCTGCCGCAGCTGCAGCGATCCGCCGCCGGCCCCTCGCCACAGGGGCGCCAGGACGGCCGCCATGGTCCGGTCGAGGTCCTCGGGGTCCGCGACGGCCGTGGTGGCGACGATCCGCCGATCGGGGCCGTGGATGTCACGCCAGGGCAGCGCAGCGTCGGTCGCCGGCAACGTCCCGACGAGCTCCCGGACATGGCGACCCTCCCGCACGTGCACGACCAGCAGCCACTGCCCCTCCACCAGCCGCGCGGTCAGCACCTCGCCGTTCCCGGCGAGCTCGCCACGCCAGCGCTCGTCCCCGTCTGCCGCCGCGAGCGCCACCAGTTCGCCGGGGCGCGGGCTGACGAGCACCGCGGCCGCGCCGCGGACGGCGGTCACCCGCGGGACGGGATGGTCGGCCCGGATGCCGAGGTCGGTGTGCCAGCGTCGGCGCCCGTTGGCCAGGTCGTAGGCCCCGACGCCCCTACCCTCGGCGAGCACCAGGAGCTCGTCGGTCGCGGCGGCCAGGGCCGGGCCGTGGTGCGGAGCATCGGTGGTGAAGTGCAGACACCCGTGCACCGTGTGGCACGTCAGCGGGCTGGCGGGCCGGAATCGATCTGCCCGGGGCGTGGACGCGCCGGCCGCCGACGCGTCCGGCGGCTGCAGCGCCGGTGAGCCGTCGCCGGCGGCGGCCACCGTCGGGCCGTGCGGTGCCGGCGGGAGGAACGTCATCAGGTGCACGTCGCGAGCAGACGGTGCCGTCCAGACGACGACGATCAGCACCGCGGCGACGGCGGAAAGGACCGCTGGCGCCCAGGGGCTCGCGGACCGCGTCCGACCCGACGGCGCCCACGGCTCGGTCGCCAGGGCGGCACCGCACCGGCCACACCACCGATGGCGATGATCGGGCCAGCTCGCGCCGCAGACGGCGCACTTCCGGGCTGCCACGCTCTGCTCCTGCGCGACGACGACGCTACGCCGGTCGTCGCGGCCGCGACAGGTCCTGCCGAGCTCAGTCCGCGGGCCGCGCAGCGACGGGACCGGCGTCATCGGTCCGGCCGGTGCCGTCCAGCGTGATGCCGGCCGCCTCGGCGGCGTGCGGGAGCCCGATGCGTGGCGCCGCGCCCAGCAGTTGCGGCAGCAGGGCCTCGGCGGCCGCCCGGCC is a window encoding:
- a CDS encoding PQQ-binding-like beta-propeller repeat protein encodes the protein MLIVVVWTAPSARDVHLMTFLPPAPHGPTVAAAGDGSPALQPPDASAAGASTPRADRFRPASPLTCHTVHGCLHFTTDAPHHGPALAAATDELLVLAEGRGVGAYDLANGRRRWHTDLGIRADHPVPRVTAVRGAAAVLVSPRPGELVALAAADGDERWRGELAGNGEVLTARLVEGQWLLVVHVREGRHVRELVGTLPATDAALPWRDIHGPDRRIVATTAVADPEDLDRTMAAVLAPLWRGAGGGSLQLRQVPGIPGGLVEVVETDSGRRLAGITYAAYHAERLGRDRWLVLAPRAALVLDLGHHDRGRPGSELLP